Within Desulfobacter sp., the genomic segment ATGCTCAACAGCAGGGAAAACCGCCTAAAATTCTTGCTGGGTACCAAATATTCCGACTGGTAGGGTTCTATCATTTTTTAAACAACCTGAATATAATAACCATTCACTGACTGGACATTACCACCTGCATCACTCCCTGTAAACCCGGAAATTAATGTCTAAGATTAGTATCGTTACCTTCTCAATGATACTTTAAAGAAAATTCTGCGGCAGCCCTCCCAGCCCTCCTGCCGAACACCTGGGAGGAAAGCACCATGGCCCCGCCGATACGGTCTGCCCCATGCATTCCCCCGGCGGCCTCACCACAGGCAAATAGTCCCGGCATACCCGTATATCCGTTTTCATCAATACGGATGCCGCCATTGGATACCTGGGCAGCCATCACCACCCTTTCCCAGCCACGGTCTGAGCAATAAACCTCAATCCCTCCCCGGGCATCCAGGTGGTCAATCAACACCTTATCTATCGCCCTGTCTTCTCCTCCCCAGGATATGGGCGCGTGCGTGCTCCTCATCTTAAAAAGCGGATATAAGGATTGCGGAAAAGGATGCTTTCTTCCCTGCCGGTCCTTAAAACGGGCCCCGGCATCGCCCATGGCTGAAATCCGCCAATATTCCAGTTTTTCGGCTTTGCACCAAACAAACTGGGTAAAGGCGCTGTTCACATAAGAAATTTTATGTTTTCTACACCAGTCATGGAGGATTAGAGCGGACCGGCCGTTCTGTGCAAGGACGACGGGATGTACAGCAGTCCCTCCCCCCATGGCCAGAACCACACTATTGGAATGGATACGTAACCGTTCTTTGGTCTCTCTGTTCTCCAGAGCAGCTCCGGAAACACGCAAACCAGAGGAGTGGTTCACCGTCAGGATATCCACGGCCCTGTATCCGGCCAGCAAAACGATTCCCCGCTTTTCCAGTTCCCCTACCAACCGATGGTAAAACCGGTCAAGGGCTTCAATGATATAGGCCCTGGGCTGAACCGGGCTGAAGCAGCCCGGCATCCGCAAAGGTTTCCCCTTCCGGTCTTTTTTAAGGCGCCCCCCCCATTGAACCAAATTTTCTAAGGCCCGATGACTTTCCTCTGCCATGATTCTGGTCAGCTTTAGGTTTATCTCTCCCGGAGGGGCCAAAGATGCCGCCTCTTTAACAAAACAATCTTTTTCCTCTTTATTGATACAGACCTGGATACCCAGTTCATTGTTCGGATTGGCGAATGATGAGCCCTGGGGCCCTTTTCCAGATGCGGCCACCACCACCCTTACACGGGGCCGGGCGTCGGCGGCAGCCAGGGCTGCCCGAATCCCTCCCAGCCCTGCACCTAGGACAAGAACATCTGTTGTTGTATCATACGGGTATTTTCCCAAGGCCTTTTCTCGCTTCTCTATTGCCGGGCTCTTTTTCAAGGACCATTCTATAAATGCGCCCCGCTGTGGAGAACTGTTCCATGAGGATGAAGCAGTCACCGATTTTGTTGAGTACAACTAGGCGGTCCGGCAAGGCAGCAGCACACCGTTCATAGGCGCCCACGGCATTGGCATAATCTTCCACCCCATAAAATGTATCGCCCAATTCCTCCCAGAGTACGGCCTGGCCCGAATCAAGAGCAACCGCCTCTTCCAGCCTGACAACACCCTGGTCGAACCGGTCGGTTTCCATTAAAAGCCTGGCCGTGAATGCCGCCCACTCAGCATTATCCGGGCGTTCCTCAAGTGCGGACTGCGCCATTTCAAGGGCCTGCTCTTTTTTGTCTTCAAGATCCATCAACCTGGCCTTTAAAAAACGCCAGGACGGGGTATAGTTTTCAATGGGCCGCCACACCGAAAGAAATAGGGCGGCCTCCCGGATCCGCCCCTGATCAATCAGCCGGACAATCGCATGGCTGCTGGACCACCAATAATTCGCATCTTTTAATTGCCGGAAAAAAGCATCGTCATTGCGCAGTTTCAATGCCCGCTTCAGACATGTTTCCCAGATCCCGGGTTCATTCTTCGCCCTTTCCATCCAATTCGCGGCCATGGCCGCTCTCTTTTCCTCTATCTTTGGAGCCAGATCCGGTTGGTTGGCCAGGGCGCCTTCCCAGACCTCAAAGGACTTGTCAAAATCAAGCATTTGGGCAAACGCTTCTCCCTGCAGAAGCCTGCACCTGGCTGAACCCGGGAACTCAGCCATGCATTGTTCCAAAAGGCTTCGGGCTTTTGCACTATCCCCATTCTTAAGATACAGCGCCGCCAGTTCGAGAAAGTCGGTCTCACGAAACCGGCCCTGCTGGATCTTGGATAGGATCTGATCTTCAGTGCTCAGATATGACACCAG encodes:
- a CDS encoding FAD-binding protein; translation: MGKYPYDTTTDVLVLGAGLGGIRAALAAADARPRVRVVVAASGKGPQGSSFANPNNELGIQVCINKEEKDCFVKEAASLAPPGEINLKLTRIMAEESHRALENLVQWGGRLKKDRKGKPLRMPGCFSPVQPRAYIIEALDRFYHRLVGELEKRGIVLLAGYRAVDILTVNHSSGLRVSGAALENRETKERLRIHSNSVVLAMGGGTAVHPVVLAQNGRSALILHDWCRKHKISYVNSAFTQFVWCKAEKLEYWRISAMGDAGARFKDRQGRKHPFPQSLYPLFKMRSTHAPISWGGEDRAIDKVLIDHLDARGGIEVYCSDRGWERVVMAAQVSNGGIRIDENGYTGMPGLFACGEAAGGMHGADRIGGAMVLSSQVFGRRAGRAAAEFSLKYH